The stretch of DNA CATGCTCAGTCCTTCTGTGAAGCCTTGTGGGCCCGCAGGGCCGCGAGCCGCGCGTCGCGGCGGTTCATGCGGGCGGGCAGGTCGGCGGGGGCCTGCCAGTTCGCCAGGATCGCCTCGGTGGCCGGTGCCTCGTAGACGCTCGGCGGTGCCGGATCGGCCGCGAGGTTCTTGTAGAAGGCGGTATAGCGGGCGCAATAATCGGCGATGCCGCCGGGCGCGTTCAGCTCGATGGTCTCGAACGGCCCCATGAAGCTCCAGCGCAGGCCGAGACCGTCCGAGACGGTCTTGTCGAGATCCTGCGGCGTCACATAGCCCTCCGAGGCCAAGCGGAACGCTTCCGCCAGGAGCGCGCCCTGGAGCCGATTGAGGATGAAGCCCTCGATCTCCTTCAGCACCGTGATCGGCACCTGGCCGATGGCTTCGTAGATGGTCCGGGCGCGTTCCAGCGCCGCCGCCTCGGTCCACGGCGCTCCGGAGATCTCGACCAGCGGGATCAGGTGCGGCGGGTTCACCGGATGGCCGATCAGGCAACGCGAACGGCCGGCCAAGCCCTCGGTGAACAGCGAGCAGCGGATCGCCGACGACGAGGAGGCCAGGATGGCATCCGGCGGCGCCAGGGCGTCGAGTTCGGCGAACAGGCTCTGCTTCACGTCGAGCCGCTCCGGGCCGTTCTCCTGCACGAACACGACCCCGTCGAGGGCGTCGGCAAGGTTTCCGGCGGCGCGGATGCGGCGCGCGGCACCGTCCGGGTCGGGGCAGAGACCGTTGGCCGCGAGGGTCCGCAAGCCCTCGGCGCAGAGCGGCACGGCGGCTTCGGCGACGCCTGCGGCGGCATCGAACAGGCGCACGTTCCACCCGGCGCGGGCGAAAATCATCGCCCAGGCCCGGCCGATCAGGCCGGCGCCGACGATCGCGACGGACTCGGTCATAGCCACAGCACCTTTCGCCTCAATTCCTGATCCTCGCGCAGGAGGCGCGATTCACCGGTCCATTGCACGCTGCCGCGCTCCAGCGCGACCGTGCGGTCGGAGAGCGCCAAAGCGAGGTCGAGGTGGTGATCCACCAGGATGATCGCGATCTCGCGGCGCAGGCGGTCGAAGGCCTCGAACAGCTCCTCGGTCACGGCCGGCGACAGGCCCTCGAAAGGCTCGTCGAGGAGGAGGAGACGCGTATCGCCCGAGAGCGCGCGGGCCACAGCCACCATCTGCTGCTCGCCCCCCGAAAGGCGCGCGGCGTCTACGGTCCAGCGCTCCTTCAACCGGGGGAAGAACTCCAGCACTTTGTCCTCGTCCCAGTGGATCCCGGCGCCGGTGAGCCGCCGGAGCCGACCGAGGCCGAGATTCTCGGCAACACTCATCCCGGCGAACAGCGCCCGGCCCTGCGGCACATAGCCGATGCCGAGCCGGGCGATCCGGTCCGGCGACAGTCCGGCGATGTCCTTGCCGGCGAGCACGATCCGGCCGGCGGCCGGCGGCGCGGTGCCGATCAGGGTCTTGAGCAGGGTCGACTTGCCGGCACCGTTGCGTCCGAGCAGGGCCACGACCTCACCCCGGTGCACCGCGAGATTCACGCCGTTGAGGATGTGCGACTTGCCGTAGAAGGTGTCGACGCCCTCCATGGCCAGCAGCGTCTCCGCCTCGGCCGCGCTGGCGCGCGGCTTGGCGGCGATCGCCGCTGTCCCCGAGCCGAGATAGACGGCCTGCACGCGGGCATCGTCCCGGGCATCCGCCACCGAGCCGTCGACCAGCACGGCCCCGTCGGCCATCACGGTGACGCGGTCGGCGAGGCGGAACACGCGGTCGATATCGTGCTCGACCAGCAGCACCGGGATGTCGGCCGAGAGCGCCTTGATCAGGTCGCCGACGCGCTCGCGCTCGGCGGCCGCCAAGCCGGCGAGCGGCTCGTCGAGCAGCAGCACGCGGGGCCGCGTGGCGAGCGCCAGACCCATGTCGAGCAGGCGCTGGCCGCCGTAGGACAAGCTGCCCGCCTCCGCCCGCTCGATGCCGGAGAGACCGGTCCAGCGCAGCAGCTCGGCCGTGTCGTCGGCGATCTCGCGGATCGCCAGCGCGTTCCGCCAGGGGCTGAAATGCGCCGGGTGACGCGCCTGGACGGCGAGGCGGACGTTTTCCTCCACCGACAGGCCGGGGAACAGGTTGGTGATCTGGAACGAGCGGCCGAGGCCGGCCCGGGTGATCGCGTGCGGCTCCAGCCCGGCGATCTCGTGGCCGTCGAGGCGGATGCTGCCCGCGCTCGGCCGGAACATCCCGGAGAGCAGGTTGAAGGCCGTCGTCTTGCCGGCCCCGTTCGGGCCGATCAGCGCGTGGAGCGTCCGGTCGGCGACTGCGAACGACACGCCGCGGACCGCCGCGACGGGGCCGAAGCTCTTCTTGATGTCGTCGGCGACCAGCACCGGTCCCACATTGCGGCCCTCCGCGATGAAGCGGGCCGGGACGCGGCCGGAGGCGCCGGCGCGGCGAGCCGACATGGCGGCACCCTCGGCCGGCACACGCCGGAACGGCTTCAGAAGCCGCGCCGCAATGCCGACGAGCCCATCCGGCGAGAACACGATGAAGGCGACGAACAGCAGGCCGAAATACAGCAGCCAGTCGGCGGTGTAGATCGACAGGAACTCCCGGAACAGGATGTAGAACAGGGCGCCGAGCGCCGGCCCGAGGAACGAGCGCATCCCGCCGATCACCACCATGGCGAGCAGCTCGCCCGAGAAGGCGATGGAGATCGGGTCGGCCGAGGTGAAGCGGTGGCTATAGGCCGAGAGCGCCCCGGCAAGGCCGGTGATCGTCGCCGAGATCACGAAGGCCGCGAGCTTGTAGCGGTTGGTGGCGTAGCCGAGAAAGCCGGCGCGCTGCTCGTTCTCGCGGATCGCCACCAGGACGGACCCCATCGGGGAGCGGCGGAAGCGCCAGAGCGCGACCAGCACCACGAAGGCGATGCCCGACACGGCGGCGTAGTAGGCGCCGGGCTCCTGAAGCGCGGCCCAGCGGTGGAGGTTGCCGATGCCGTTCTCGCCGCCGGTGAGGTCGGTCCAGCGGAACGCGATGGCGTAGAGCATCGCCGTGAAGGCGAGCGTCAGAAGCGAGAAGTAGACCCCGCGCCGCCGCAGGATCAGGCCGCCGGCGACCAGGGCAGCCAACCCGGTGATCGCCAGCGCACCCAGCAACGGCAGCGCCATGTCGCCGGGGAACAGCCGCGTCTGGAGGATGGCCACCGCGTAGGCGCCGATCCCGAACCAGGCCCCGTGGCCGAACGAGGTCAGCCCGGTCCAGCCGACCAGGATGTTGAGGCCCAGCACCGCGAGGGCGAAGATCACCACGTCGGTGGCGGTGATCAGGGTCAGGCCGATCGCGTCGAGGGCGAAGGGCAGGACGATCAGGGCGGCGAGCGCCGCCCAGAGCTGGCGGCTCTCGCGCAGGATCAGGCCGCGCTGCGGCAAAGCGAGCGGCAGCGGCTCGGCGGTTCCGGACATGGGACGCTCTCCGCTCACTCGAACCGGGCGATGTGCTCGCCGAACAGACCGCGCGGGCGCAGCAGCAGGACCAGCACCATAAGGCCGTAGACGGCGGCCTCGGTGGCCGGCGGGTAGGCGTAGGCGGTGAGGCCCCGGACGACGCCGACGATCAGGGCGGCGAGCACCACCCCCCAGAACGACCCGAGGCCGCCGATCACCACCACCACGAAGGCGAAGGTAAGGATCTCGGCGCCCATGGCCGGATGGACGCCGGTGACCGGGGCCATCATGGTCCCGGCCAGCGCCGCGAGCCCGACCGCGATCGTCACGACCGCGGTCATGTACGGACGGAGCGAGATGCCCAGCGCCGCGACCATGTCGGGGTTCTGCACGCCCGCCCGGACCACCCGCCCGAAGCTGGTGCGGGTCAGGAGCAGCCACAGGCCGGCGACGCAGGCGACCGCCACAACGAGGATCGAGAGCCGGTAGCGCGAGTAGATCAGGTCACCGATGAAGACCTGCCCACGCAGCCACATCGGGATCCCGAACGGCACCGGCGCCGCCCCGAACGCCATGCGCAGGGCCTGCTCGGCCACCATGGCGAGCCCGAAGGTGAGGAGCAGGCCGAGCGTCGGGTCGCCGCGGTAGAAGCGCCGCAGGAGGAAGCGCTCGATGAGGAGGCCGAGCACGCCGACCAGCAGCGGCGAGGCGATCAGCGCACCGCCGAAGCCGATCGACGGCGTCAGCAGCACAGTCAGGTAGGCGCCGATGGCATAGAAGGCGCCATGGGCGAGATTGACGATCCCGCCAAGGCTGAAGATCAGCGACAGGCCGAGCGCGATCAACAGGTACTGGACGCCGATCAACAGGCCGTTGAGCACCTGCTCCAGGATGAAGACGAGCTGCATGAACGCCTCACGCCGCGAAGGTGCAGGCGTTCTCGTCGCGGGTCGTGGCGAGCACTTCCAGGCTCTCGCCGGCTCCCGGCAGCGGCCCGGTCGAGGAGAAGATGTCGTAGGGGTTCTTGACCTGATCCGCCGGCAGGGCGGTGATCGCGAACATCTCCTGCATCAATTCGTGATCCCAAGGGCGGAAATAGCCCTCCCGGACCTTGGCGATGTCGAATTTCGCGCCCGATTCCAGGTGCTCCACGATCTTGATCGACTCGGTCGATTTCAGCTCGTTCATCGATTGAGCGACGATCTTCATCGCCGTGTAGTCGCCCCAACCCTGATTCTCCGGTGGCTTTTTGTATTTAGCCTTGAAAGCCGCCACGAACTTCTTGGCCGAGGCCGATTCGATCTGATGATGCCAGATCACCGGCCACGTGCCGAGGAAGTTGCCGGGTCCGGCGCCCCAAGCGAGCGCCGTGTCGAAGCCGAAGCCGGCGACCGGGAACGGCAGGCCGAACTCGCTGTACTGCTTGAGGAAGTTGGTGATCTGCGCGCCCGCGAGGTTGCAGATCACGAGGTCGGGCTTGGCCTGACGGAGCTTCAGCAGGAAGGGCGAGAAGTCGGTCAGCTCGGTGGGGATCAGGTCCTCGCCGACGAGGGTCGCGTCGTTGGCCGCGAAGTATTTCTTCGCCTGCTTCAGCAGATCGTGCCCGAAGGCGTAGTCGGCGGTGAGCGCGTAGACCTTCCGGCCCTTGATCAGCCCCCGCTCGAGGAGCGCACGGCCGCAGGCCCGCACCATCATGGTGTTCTGCGACTCGACGTGGAACATGAAGCGCTTGCAGTCGGAGCCGCGCAACGCGTCCGAGTTGGCGCCGGTGTTGATGAACAGGATCTTCTCGCGCTGGGCCACCTGGCTGATCGCCAGCGCCGAGGCGGAGTTGATCTCGCCGACGAGGCAGGCGACGCGG from Methylobacterium sp. PvR107 encodes:
- a CDS encoding 3-hydroxyacyl-CoA dehydrogenase, producing the protein MTESVAIVGAGLIGRAWAMIFARAGWNVRLFDAAAGVAEAAVPLCAEGLRTLAANGLCPDPDGAARRIRAAGNLADALDGVVFVQENGPERLDVKQSLFAELDALAPPDAILASSSSAIRCSLFTEGLAGRSRCLIGHPVNPPHLIPLVEISGAPWTEAAALERARTIYEAIGQVPITVLKEIEGFILNRLQGALLAEAFRLASEGYVTPQDLDKTVSDGLGLRWSFMGPFETIELNAPGGIADYCARYTAFYKNLAADPAPPSVYEAPATEAILANWQAPADLPARMNRRDARLAALRAHKASQKD
- a CDS encoding branched-chain amino acid ABC transporter ATP-binding protein/permease, producing MSGTAEPLPLALPQRGLILRESRQLWAALAALIVLPFALDAIGLTLITATDVVIFALAVLGLNILVGWTGLTSFGHGAWFGIGAYAVAILQTRLFPGDMALPLLGALAITGLAALVAGGLILRRRGVYFSLLTLAFTAMLYAIAFRWTDLTGGENGIGNLHRWAALQEPGAYYAAVSGIAFVVLVALWRFRRSPMGSVLVAIRENEQRAGFLGYATNRYKLAAFVISATITGLAGALSAYSHRFTSADPISIAFSGELLAMVVIGGMRSFLGPALGALFYILFREFLSIYTADWLLYFGLLFVAFIVFSPDGLVGIAARLLKPFRRVPAEGAAMSARRAGASGRVPARFIAEGRNVGPVLVADDIKKSFGPVAAVRGVSFAVADRTLHALIGPNGAGKTTAFNLLSGMFRPSAGSIRLDGHEIAGLEPHAITRAGLGRSFQITNLFPGLSVEENVRLAVQARHPAHFSPWRNALAIREIADDTAELLRWTGLSGIERAEAGSLSYGGQRLLDMGLALATRPRVLLLDEPLAGLAAAERERVGDLIKALSADIPVLLVEHDIDRVFRLADRVTVMADGAVLVDGSVADARDDARVQAVYLGSGTAAIAAKPRASAAEAETLLAMEGVDTFYGKSHILNGVNLAVHRGEVVALLGRNGAGKSTLLKTLIGTAPPAAGRIVLAGKDIAGLSPDRIARLGIGYVPQGRALFAGMSVAENLGLGRLRRLTGAGIHWDEDKVLEFFPRLKERWTVDAARLSGGEQQMVAVARALSGDTRLLLLDEPFEGLSPAVTEELFEAFDRLRREIAIILVDHHLDLALALSDRTVALERGSVQWTGESRLLREDQELRRKVLWL
- a CDS encoding branched-chain amino acid ABC transporter permease, giving the protein MQLVFILEQVLNGLLIGVQYLLIALGLSLIFSLGGIVNLAHGAFYAIGAYLTVLLTPSIGFGGALIASPLLVGVLGLLIERFLLRRFYRGDPTLGLLLTFGLAMVAEQALRMAFGAAPVPFGIPMWLRGQVFIGDLIYSRYRLSILVVAVACVAGLWLLLTRTSFGRVVRAGVQNPDMVAALGISLRPYMTAVVTIAVGLAALAGTMMAPVTGVHPAMGAEILTFAFVVVVIGGLGSFWGVVLAALIVGVVRGLTAYAYPPATEAAVYGLMVLVLLLRPRGLFGEHIARFE
- a CDS encoding ABC transporter substrate-binding protein, producing MADQFGDSLSRRSLLRAGGAAILAPALASPALSQGQSDIIRIGHLTPRTGFLGPLGEFAVQAAQLAVEEINAAGGIAGRKVELLSEDSVNPQTASAKAERMVQRDRVACLVGEINSASALAISQVAQREKILFINTGANSDALRGSDCKRFMFHVESQNTMMVRACGRALLERGLIKGRKVYALTADYAFGHDLLKQAKKYFAANDATLVGEDLIPTELTDFSPFLLKLRQAKPDLVICNLAGAQITNFLKQYSEFGLPFPVAGFGFDTALAWGAGPGNFLGTWPVIWHHQIESASAKKFVAAFKAKYKKPPENQGWGDYTAMKIVAQSMNELKSTESIKIVEHLESGAKFDIAKVREGYFRPWDHELMQEMFAITALPADQVKNPYDIFSSTGPLPGAGESLEVLATTRDENACTFAA